A region from the Anaerobacillus sp. CMMVII genome encodes:
- a CDS encoding response regulator gives MRILVVEDEPLIRRGLVRLLSQIEVEGLEKLVITDVESAEEADQHLQEHEYDIIFTDIEMGEINGLSLIEKWQKPKLKTQWVIVSGYDKFEFAQKAITFGVKEYLLKPVTKKKLTDTLLNCLQNVSNSQKDFIGADKIEQVINKFEQAIWEINQGLLKEEFNQWEEMIEDKSISLDYYCELLSHMLEVLFHRLKNRGSQITQAVQWDISKETMALANKQFLEKCHEMIKIIEQNRKGNEVDPIEVAKDYINKHIAQEVSLDEVANRLGLNSSYFSQLFKKETGETFVKYRIRLRMEFAKNLLLKKDIRVIDIPSLIGLNDHPHFTKTFKKYTGITPSEFRAKMGID, from the coding sequence ATGAGAATTCTAGTTGTTGAGGATGAACCATTAATCAGAAGAGGTTTAGTTAGACTATTAAGTCAAATTGAAGTAGAGGGACTTGAGAAATTAGTAATAACTGACGTAGAAAGTGCAGAGGAAGCGGATCAACATTTACAAGAGCATGAGTACGACATCATTTTCACCGACATTGAGATGGGGGAGATAAATGGGCTTTCTTTAATAGAAAAATGGCAGAAACCAAAATTAAAAACACAATGGGTGATTGTATCTGGTTATGATAAATTTGAATTTGCTCAAAAGGCCATTACATTTGGTGTAAAAGAATATCTATTAAAACCAGTAACCAAAAAGAAACTTACCGATACACTACTAAACTGTCTTCAAAATGTAAGTAATAGTCAAAAAGATTTTATAGGTGCTGATAAAATTGAGCAGGTTATAAACAAATTTGAGCAAGCAATTTGGGAGATTAACCAAGGTTTGTTAAAAGAAGAGTTTAATCAATGGGAGGAAATGATTGAAGATAAATCGATTTCCCTCGATTATTATTGTGAGTTGCTATCTCATATGTTAGAAGTTCTTTTCCACCGCTTAAAAAATAGAGGAAGCCAGATTACTCAAGCTGTTCAATGGGACATTTCTAAGGAAACAATGGCTTTAGCAAATAAACAATTTCTTGAGAAGTGTCATGAAATGATAAAAATTATCGAGCAAAATCGAAAAGGTAACGAAGTAGATCCAATCGAAGTCGCAAAAGATTATATAAATAAGCATATTGCTCAAGAAGTAAGTTTAGATGAGGTCGCTAATAGGCTTGGCTTAAATTCATCCTACTTTAGTCAATTGTTCAAAAAAGAAACAGGTGAAACATTTGTGAAATATCGAATTCGACTAAGAATGGAGTTTGCTAAAAATTTACTGCTTAAAAAGGATATAAGAGTAATTGATATTCCAAGCTTAATAGGCTTAAATGACCATCCACATTTTACAAAGACATTTAAAAAATATACGGGTATTACACCTTCGGAATTTAGGGCAAAAATGGGGATCGATTAA
- a CDS encoding sensor histidine kinase, with the protein MRKFIYKLNIMQQLLLYFSIVIFVAIALVTWLIYYQAENEMKDQAKKHLEYIVENTSYQTDRYIRDLELATLPLLTDVNIKYFLDLHTNQSLASYNLYTEIKKKMSHLSIQHPDINLIYLIGENGRYVLSEDRIFEGSESIPSKSVYDRLLETTSESGSISILMSPGLHNHQHVVTIKRRVRGLTSFIPKGILGLEINASSLDKLWNIAQLPNGTTFGIVDSNGSIVYSLDESWLGKPLPENIWDKFRGHKKGTFTTEWEKEETIFYYTHSTETDWTLVAMTPEKIVLEPVSGMKRNAIFAATVALLFALIISIFFTRSIVIPLRRVQTGMKKMEQGEWERIKALHGEDEISSVVKSYNKMVERVSNLIEDLYKSQLKNKTVQIEKQRIELQALQSQINPHFLHNTLETMNAYAILNEADEISEMTEALSQMFRYSVRNFEVVTLEDELKHIRNFLIVQEHRFQRKIDVVFDISHDLYKEDVVKLSLQPLVENAIHHGLRKKRYEGKIIINAELGELQLIVKVIDDGSGISVERLAEINANLSSSSEESTDLKMGIGVSNVHRRIQLIFGKQYGLRVHSEEGNGTTVEMNLPRNVLIEKIS; encoded by the coding sequence ATGCGGAAATTTATTTATAAATTAAACATCATGCAGCAACTTTTGCTTTATTTTTCTATTGTTATCTTTGTGGCTATAGCCCTTGTCACATGGCTAATCTATTATCAAGCTGAAAATGAAATGAAAGATCAAGCGAAAAAACATTTGGAATATATCGTTGAAAATACTAGCTATCAAACCGATCGCTATATCCGAGATTTAGAACTAGCTACCTTGCCTCTTCTTACCGATGTAAACATAAAATATTTTCTAGATTTACATACAAATCAATCATTAGCTTCTTATAACCTTTACACTGAAATTAAAAAGAAAATGTCACATTTGTCGATACAACATCCTGATATCAACTTAATTTATTTAATAGGGGAGAACGGGAGATATGTTCTTTCTGAGGATAGAATCTTTGAGGGAAGTGAGTCTATACCTTCGAAAAGTGTTTATGATAGACTTCTAGAAACAACCTCGGAAAGTGGGAGTATCAGTATACTAATGAGCCCGGGCTTGCACAACCATCAACACGTCGTGACGATCAAACGTAGAGTTAGAGGGCTAACCTCATTTATTCCTAAAGGGATCTTGGGTCTTGAGATCAATGCTTCTTCATTAGACAAGCTTTGGAATATCGCCCAATTACCTAATGGGACTACTTTTGGGATTGTAGATTCTAATGGTTCGATTGTTTATAGTCTTGATGAAAGTTGGTTAGGTAAACCTTTGCCAGAAAATATATGGGACAAATTCCGCGGGCATAAAAAAGGGACATTTACTACTGAATGGGAAAAAGAAGAGACGATTTTTTATTACACACATTCCACGGAAACTGATTGGACCTTAGTAGCAATGACACCTGAGAAGATAGTGTTGGAGCCTGTTTCAGGTATGAAAAGAAATGCAATTTTTGCAGCGACCGTTGCCTTATTATTTGCGCTTATTATATCAATATTTTTTACGAGAAGCATTGTTATTCCGTTAAGAAGAGTGCAAACCGGCATGAAGAAGATGGAACAGGGAGAATGGGAAAGAATTAAAGCATTACATGGGGAAGATGAAATTAGTAGTGTTGTTAAGAGTTATAACAAAATGGTCGAAAGAGTATCTAATTTAATCGAAGACCTCTACAAGTCGCAATTGAAAAATAAAACTGTTCAAATCGAAAAACAGAGAATTGAGCTTCAAGCACTTCAATCGCAAATAAATCCACACTTTCTCCATAATACGTTGGAAACAATGAATGCTTATGCCATTCTAAATGAAGCTGACGAGATCTCAGAGATGACAGAAGCCCTTTCGCAAATGTTTCGTTATTCGGTACGTAATTTTGAAGTGGTTACACTAGAAGATGAACTTAAGCACATAAGAAATTTTCTTATTGTTCAAGAACATCGCTTTCAAAGAAAAATTGACGTTGTATTTGATATATCACATGATTTGTATAAAGAAGACGTTGTTAAATTATCTTTGCAGCCACTTGTTGAAAATGCCATTCATCACGGCTTAAGAAAAAAACGTTATGAAGGAAAAATCATCATTAATGCTGAGCTAGGAGAACTACAATTAATTGTAAAAGTAATTGATGATGGTTCAGGAATATCTGTTGAGCGTTTAGCAGAAATTAACGCAAATTTGTCTTCAAGTAGTGAAGAAAGTACAGATCTAAAAATGGGAATTGGCGTAAGTAATGTCCATAGAAGAATCCAATTAATATTTGGAAAACAGTATGGATTAAGGGTACATTCTGAAGAAGGAAACGGAACAACTGTGGAAATGAATCTTCCTAGGAATGTCTTGATTGAAAAAATAAGTTAA
- a CDS encoding cupin domain-containing protein — MIGQWEQAEPGVKRKVFSPGEQLMMMEVHFEKGAEGYEHSHPHEQLTYCKEGRFQFTIDGVKHIIKAGETLVIPSNKKHGAIALEAGVLIDTFTPLREDLLKR, encoded by the coding sequence TTGATTGGACAATGGGAACAAGCAGAGCCAGGTGTAAAAAGGAAAGTATTCTCTCCTGGAGAACAATTAATGATGATGGAAGTTCATTTTGAAAAAGGTGCAGAAGGTTATGAACATAGTCATCCACATGAGCAGTTAACATACTGTAAAGAAGGTCGTTTCCAATTTACAATTGACGGAGTAAAACACATCATTAAAGCCGGTGAAACTTTAGTTATTCCTAGTAATAAAAAACATGGAGCGATTGCGTTAGAAGCGGGAGTCCTAATTGATACTTTCACACCATTACGTGAGGATTTACTAAAGCGATAG
- the kduI gene encoding 5-dehydro-4-deoxy-D-glucuronate isomerase, with product MENRYATNPQEAKSYTTEKLRDEYLIQQLFVKDELRLTYSHEDRVVIGGAFPIKGAIKLAAGDFLKTDYFLERREIGIINIGGHGVVKVSGEAYELSNKDGLYVGKGIEEVTFESIDPSLPAKFYLVSTLAHTNYPTEKISIEQAEPVRLGDDSQSNKRTIYKYIHADGAKSCQLMLGMTLLEPNNMWNTMPAHIHDRRMEVYLYFDLGEDNRVFHFMGQPHETRHLVVSNEQAVISPSWSIHSGVGTGNYTFIWAMAGENYTFTDMEFIEMKDLK from the coding sequence ATGGAAAATCGTTATGCAACCAATCCACAAGAAGCAAAGAGCTATACTACAGAAAAGTTAAGAGATGAATATTTAATTCAACAACTATTCGTCAAAGACGAGTTGAGACTTACTTACTCTCACGAAGATCGAGTCGTTATTGGTGGAGCTTTTCCAATAAAAGGAGCTATTAAACTAGCTGCAGGTGACTTTTTAAAGACAGATTACTTCTTAGAAAGAAGAGAAATTGGAATTATTAATATTGGTGGTCATGGAGTAGTTAAGGTATCAGGAGAAGCTTACGAACTCTCAAATAAGGATGGTCTTTATGTTGGGAAAGGAATAGAGGAAGTGACATTTGAGTCGATAGATCCTTCGCTTCCGGCTAAATTTTATCTCGTGTCTACACTAGCCCATACGAACTACCCAACAGAAAAGATCAGTATTGAGCAAGCGGAACCCGTTCGTTTAGGTGATGATAGTCAATCTAATAAAAGAACGATCTACAAGTACATTCATGCAGATGGAGCAAAAAGCTGTCAATTAATGTTGGGTATGACATTGTTAGAGCCAAACAATATGTGGAATACAATGCCAGCGCATATTCATGATCGAAGAATGGAAGTCTACCTATATTTTGACTTGGGTGAGGACAATCGAGTGTTTCATTTTATGGGCCAACCACATGAAACAAGGCATCTTGTCGTAAGCAATGAGCAAGCTGTTATTTCACCTAGCTGGTCAATCCACTCAGGGGTAGGGACAGGAAATTATACATTTATTTGGGCTATGGCAGGAGAAAACTATACGTTTACTGATATGGAGTTTATTGAGATGAAAGACTTGAAGTAG
- the kduD gene encoding 2-dehydro-3-deoxy-D-gluconate 5-dehydrogenase KduD has protein sequence MSNLFSLEGRTALVTGAGRGIGQAIAIAFAEAGADLVLVGSSPMEETEKRIAELGRTSTSYLVDLLDVPNITQSFQKIVSENTIDIVLNNAGIIRREPAIEHTLENWQSVIDINLSAVFIVSQQVAKQMLERGSGKIINIASLLSFQGGITVPGYAASKHGVAGITKAFANEWANKGVQINAIAPGYISTANTAALREDEARSTAILERIPAGRWGQVSDLVGAAVFLASTASDYVNGHVLVVDGGWMSR, from the coding sequence ATGTCTAATTTGTTTTCTTTAGAAGGAAGAACGGCACTAGTTACTGGAGCGGGACGGGGAATTGGTCAGGCAATAGCAATTGCATTTGCAGAGGCGGGAGCAGATCTTGTGTTAGTTGGTTCTTCTCCTATGGAAGAAACGGAAAAAAGGATTGCTGAGCTGGGAAGAACCTCGACTTCTTATCTTGTCGATTTATTAGATGTACCAAATATCACTCAAAGTTTTCAAAAGATTGTCTCTGAAAATACAATTGATATTGTTTTAAACAATGCAGGTATTATCCGCCGAGAGCCAGCAATAGAACATACTCTTGAAAATTGGCAGTCGGTTATTGATATTAATTTAAGTGCTGTATTTATAGTTTCACAACAAGTTGCAAAACAAATGCTAGAACGTGGGTCTGGAAAGATTATTAATATCGCATCGCTTCTTTCATTTCAGGGGGGAATCACTGTTCCAGGTTATGCTGCAAGCAAACATGGTGTTGCTGGAATTACAAAAGCTTTTGCTAATGAATGGGCAAACAAAGGTGTGCAAATAAATGCGATAGCACCTGGATATATCTCAACAGCAAATACAGCAGCGCTAAGGGAAGATGAAGCGAGAAGTACCGCAATTTTAGAGAGAATCCCTGCAGGTCGTTGGGGGCAAGTCAGTGATTTAGTAGGTGCTGCAGTATTTCTAGCATCAACCGCCTCGGATTATGTCAATGGACACGTGTTAGTCGTGGATGGTGGTTGGATGTCGCGATGA
- a CDS encoding bifunctional 4-hydroxy-2-oxoglutarate aldolase/2-dehydro-3-deoxy-phosphogluconate aldolase: MIKQAVLREFEALGVIAVLRKVPYDHFLPLAETLVKAGIHLLEITVDSDQGIKMIEDAVKHFKEEAVIGAGTVVSGIATREVIRAGASFVFSPIFSKEVVEVARDHKTLVAPGVMTPTEIYHAIEAGADAVKIFPAATLGPSFIKDVQGPLGKIPIITTGGVSVDNACEYIRAGAIAVGVGGSLVDLAAMHEKKYDVIYDRAIRIVEKVQSSK; the protein is encoded by the coding sequence ATGATAAAGCAAGCAGTTCTAAGAGAATTTGAGGCACTCGGTGTTATAGCTGTTTTACGAAAAGTTCCTTACGATCATTTTCTTCCTTTAGCTGAAACTTTAGTTAAAGCTGGTATTCATTTGTTAGAGATTACAGTGGATTCAGATCAGGGAATAAAAATGATTGAAGATGCAGTAAAACATTTTAAGGAAGAGGCTGTTATTGGGGCAGGAACCGTTGTCAGTGGTATAGCTACACGAGAGGTTATTCGAGCAGGTGCAAGCTTTGTATTTAGTCCAATTTTTTCGAAGGAAGTGGTTGAAGTAGCGAGAGACCATAAAACTCTTGTTGCACCTGGGGTAATGACACCTACCGAAATTTATCATGCTATTGAAGCTGGTGCCGATGCAGTGAAAATTTTCCCTGCTGCAACACTTGGACCTTCTTTTATCAAGGATGTTCAAGGTCCACTAGGTAAAATCCCGATAATCACAACGGGAGGGGTTTCAGTCGACAACGCATGTGAGTATATTCGTGCCGGAGCCATTGCAGTTGGAGTAGGTGGTTCACTAGTTGATTTAGCCGCAATGCATGAGAAGAAATATGATGTTATTTACGATAGGGCTATTCGAATCGTAGAAAAGGTTCAATCTTCAAAGTGA
- a CDS encoding YesL family protein, which yields MVDGMMSRFTQISEWIYFLFIVQLCWLLGVAIGLGVLGISPATYAVFEVIRKRLQGEENNVGKRFWQHYRKYLKKQWFSFLWIITGLFLYYDVRLLFSYDHLLTVILGALFVSLLILYLLCSMVIIPIFTHFEMKWPDRIRLALTVVVTQPHISLGLCLSTLGLYLILIYIPIIYFLIGISVTALLYTKLSLFAFKRIEEKGFVRMSLT from the coding sequence GTGGTAGATGGAATGATGAGCCGTTTTACACAAATAAGTGAGTGGATTTACTTTTTGTTTATTGTTCAGTTGTGTTGGTTATTAGGGGTTGCCATTGGTCTTGGTGTTTTAGGGATTAGCCCTGCAACGTACGCTGTTTTTGAAGTGATAAGAAAGCGTTTACAAGGTGAAGAAAATAATGTAGGAAAGCGCTTTTGGCAACATTACCGAAAATATTTGAAAAAACAGTGGTTTAGCTTTTTATGGATTATTACCGGTCTATTTTTGTATTATGATGTTCGACTTCTATTTAGTTATGACCACTTACTAACCGTAATTTTAGGGGCTTTATTTGTTAGTTTACTAATTTTGTATTTATTATGCTCAATGGTTATTATCCCTATTTTTACTCACTTCGAAATGAAGTGGCCTGATCGCATCCGTTTAGCTTTAACTGTTGTGGTTACCCAGCCGCATATATCTTTAGGGTTGTGTTTAAGTACTTTAGGATTGTATTTGATTTTGATTTACATTCCAATCATCTATTTTTTGATTGGTATTAGTGTCACAGCTTTACTATATACCAAATTATCACTATTTGCATTCAAGAGAATAGAGGAAAAAGGTTTTGTGAGAATGAGTTTAACCTAA
- a CDS encoding sugar kinase, producing the protein MDLITIGETMVCFSSRQMGQLEAFPDLSKSIGGAETNTAIGLARLGKEVGWISKLGDDPFGNQILKTVRGEGVDVSQVQLSTESPTGIMFKEILSKEQVHVYYYRRNSAASTLTIKEIPFQYIKKAKRIHLTGITPALGETSLKTVLEVMKFCKQEGIVISFDINMRLKLWSEVDARLAFTKLYQYIDILFLSEDEAKICANSRDISASITALKKKLPEKTMLVVKKGERGASALCGNKTYNSKALKNVFVVDTVGAGDAFNAGFLYGQMEGLSIEESLTIGNWCGASVVAQLGDYHGAPSIKELNAYQNNDKTIER; encoded by the coding sequence ATGGATCTGATTACTATTGGAGAAACTATGGTCTGTTTCTCATCTCGGCAAATGGGTCAGCTAGAAGCTTTTCCAGACTTAAGTAAATCAATTGGTGGTGCTGAGACTAATACAGCAATAGGCTTAGCGAGGTTAGGTAAAGAGGTAGGGTGGATTAGCAAATTGGGCGATGATCCATTCGGAAATCAAATTTTGAAAACAGTCCGTGGAGAAGGTGTTGATGTATCCCAAGTACAACTTTCTACCGAATCTCCTACTGGAATCATGTTTAAAGAGATTTTAAGTAAAGAACAGGTTCATGTTTATTATTACCGCCGAAATTCTGCAGCCTCTACATTAACAATTAAAGAAATTCCATTTCAATATATAAAAAAAGCGAAACGGATCCATCTAACAGGGATCACGCCAGCTTTAGGGGAAACCTCTTTAAAGACTGTTCTAGAGGTAATGAAGTTTTGTAAGCAAGAAGGCATAGTAATTAGTTTTGATATCAACATGCGTTTGAAGTTGTGGTCAGAAGTAGATGCTAGATTAGCATTTACAAAGCTATATCAATATATAGATATCTTATTCTTATCTGAAGATGAGGCGAAAATATGCGCTAATAGCCGAGATATCTCTGCCTCGATAACTGCATTAAAAAAGAAGTTACCTGAAAAAACAATGTTGGTTGTAAAAAAAGGTGAAAGAGGAGCATCAGCGCTTTGCGGAAATAAAACTTATAACTCCAAAGCTTTAAAAAATGTTTTTGTAGTTGATACTGTAGGGGCTGGAGATGCTTTTAATGCTGGATTTTTATACGGTCAAATGGAAGGTCTCTCAATAGAAGAAAGTCTGACGATTGGTAATTGGTGTGGTGCGAGTGTGGTAGCACAGTTAGGTGACTATCACGGGGCACCTAGTATTAAAGAATTGAATGCTTACCAAAATAATGATAAAACGATCGAAAGGTGA
- a CDS encoding SDR family NAD(P)-dependent oxidoreductase — MIDLQGKKALVTGGGTGIGRGIALALAKAGADVVVHYGSNAKGAEEVVRLIEDMGRQSLAVQGDVLKKDDITAFMKETAAFFNHELDILVNNAGHLVQRAPVEEMSEELWHRIMDVNVTSTFLVSQQAIPLMKTTKGKIVNMTSIAAHNGGGPGAAAYAASKAAVLTFSKALAKELAPHSITVNAVSPGFIGQTPFHDTFTTSEGRVNTVNSIPLKREGNPDDVAGAVLYLVSDLANYLTGETIEINGGMYMR; from the coding sequence ATGATAGATTTACAAGGCAAAAAGGCACTAGTAACAGGTGGAGGTACCGGTATTGGAAGGGGGATTGCTCTAGCTTTAGCCAAAGCAGGAGCGGATGTTGTCGTTCATTATGGTAGCAATGCAAAAGGAGCTGAGGAAGTTGTGCGGCTTATTGAAGATATGGGGCGGCAATCTTTGGCTGTTCAAGGAGATGTCCTAAAAAAGGATGATATAACTGCATTTATGAAGGAGACAGCTGCTTTTTTTAATCATGAATTAGATATTTTAGTAAATAATGCAGGGCATTTAGTGCAAAGAGCTCCTGTGGAGGAAATGAGTGAGGAGCTTTGGCATAGGATCATGGATGTCAATGTAACTAGTACATTTTTGGTCTCACAGCAAGCCATTCCACTAATGAAAACGACGAAAGGGAAAATTGTCAATATGACTTCGATTGCTGCTCATAATGGTGGAGGACCAGGGGCAGCAGCATATGCAGCTTCCAAAGCTGCTGTATTAACATTTTCAAAAGCGTTGGCTAAGGAATTAGCGCCACACTCGATAACCGTCAATGCCGTATCCCCAGGGTTTATTGGACAAACGCCTTTCCATGATACGTTTACGACTTCTGAAGGTAGAGTAAATACAGTCAATAGTATTCCTCTTAAGAGGGAAGGAAACCCAGATGATGTTGCGGGCGCTGTGTTATATCTTGTTTCGGATTTAGCAAATTATTTAACGGGAGAAACGATTGAAATAAACGGCGGAATGTACATGCGCTAA
- a CDS encoding heparinase II/III family protein: MDDPNEHIMYLTKSSQYGSISHSHGDQNAFMLHAFGEPLAIHSGYYVAFNSTMHMNWRRQTISKNAILIDGKGQFADKDKFIAMEANGKIEAVEDHENYAYIRSNATNAYQYHVPYLKKFVRETYFVNNSYFVLIDTIDLEQPGKVDWLLHSLHEMKIKHQSFLLEGEKATLEGKFVYCSSGELEVNQYNDYPGVDLREIEGLPIHWRLQAQTNKATRHRIVTLLHPMKKQQPKYVSYFMDDQDHGLQFYFTENNKTFRIEVAKVY; encoded by the coding sequence ATGGATGATCCTAATGAACATATTATGTACTTAACAAAAAGTAGTCAGTATGGTTCGATAAGTCATAGTCATGGTGATCAAAATGCCTTTATGTTACATGCATTTGGCGAGCCATTGGCTATTCACAGTGGATATTATGTTGCTTTTAATAGTACGATGCATATGAACTGGAGGCGCCAAACCATATCAAAAAATGCCATTTTAATTGATGGAAAAGGTCAATTTGCTGACAAGGATAAATTTATTGCTATGGAGGCAAATGGAAAAATTGAAGCAGTTGAAGACCATGAAAATTATGCATATATTCGTTCGAATGCAACAAATGCCTATCAATATCACGTGCCTTACTTAAAGAAATTTGTTCGTGAAACATATTTTGTAAATAACTCCTATTTTGTGCTGATTGATACGATTGATCTAGAGCAGCCAGGAAAGGTAGATTGGTTGCTACATTCGTTACATGAAATGAAAATTAAACATCAGTCATTTTTACTAGAAGGTGAGAAAGCTACTTTAGAGGGGAAATTTGTCTACTGCTCTAGTGGAGAGTTGGAAGTAAATCAATACAACGATTATCCTGGTGTTGATTTACGTGAAATAGAAGGACTTCCAATTCATTGGCGTCTTCAAGCTCAAACAAACAAAGCTACACGTCATCGAATTGTCACGCTCCTTCATCCAATGAAGAAGCAACAACCGAAATACGTTTCTTACTTTATGGATGATCAAGATCATGGACTACAGTTCTATTTTACAGAAAATAATAAAACCTTTCGCATTGAAGTAGCAAAAGTATATTAA